ACGGTAAACAAGGCAAGGCCGATGCTGTCGAAAAAAAAGAAGGTATTATTCAGGTGAATCAGATACTTGCCGAATATAATGACGAAAAACATGGCGAACGCCGTACATATCAGATAAATGGGGTCGGTCATCCACACGGGCGTGACATTCAGCATCACGTCGCGCAACGTCCCGCCTCCGATAGCCGTAGCCAATCCTACGATGTATGCACCAAACCAGTCAAACCGCTTGGCGGATGCCAGACGGATGCCGCTAATCGCAAAAGCAAATGTTCCGATAAAATCGAGAACCTGAACGAATGAAATCATATTCCAATTTTTTAGTCCTTAAATCCGTTATTCTTCACCATGCATAATTAAACCCCAAGCTCAGCAGCTCCTGAAGCTGGAAATAACTGTCATTATCCTCTTCAAGCGTTACCGAATCATCGAAACGGGCATGAACGAACAGCTTCGTGGAGAAGTATTTGTTGAATGCAAAGGTAAACGTATTTTCCCATTCAGCTAACACTTTTTCGTAATTTGTGGTATACGATAGGCGGGACTCCCACAACAGATTATTGATGATGCTCCACTTCAAAGTGGTTTCCAGACGCGAACCCCATTGGTTTTCCACTCTATGCCCCGCCTTAATATTGAATTTAGTAGGGTCTACCCTATCGCTCGCCACACTATAACGCGAATAGTTGAAAGGATTTATCAATACAGACAGATTGCATACGCCATCCTTTATATATTTATAGTCCATACCCAGACCGATGTTTAACTCGGCAGGCGAGAACAAAGCCGAGACCAGATTGTCCGAGTTGGTATCGTACTTAGAGAAAAACTGCGTCTTAAACTCGGCCGACAACGTATAATACCAGTTGTAAAACGCCTTGTATCCCAACTTGGAGCTAAGGCGTAACATATCCTCACTCGTCTTATACTGGTGCACCGTATCCGAAGGCGCAGTGATGAACCCTAACTTCCACTCGATTTTATTCTCAAACTGAATCTTCTGCTTATCGTCATAATTGAATTGCCACGTCATTCCCGACAAGAGCGACACCGTACTTTCACCGCCTTTATACCAGTTGTCCGAGATGTAGTTTTGAGAGAACTGCATATACCCGTTCCCTGAAATCGTCCAAAAGTTGGGCTTAATCACCAGCAGGTCTTTCTCAGCCATCGAGTGTTCCCTCTCCGGCACAAGCAACGGCATCACCTTGTTTTTCCGAGGCTTGCGTATCACCATCTTGTCAGACAAAGGCTCCAGCCCTTTCAGGTCATTTTCGTTCTTCCGGACCAAATAAGGGTATTCCAGGTAAAAGCTTAAAAGCTGCCTGTTTACCGCACGGTCTACGTCAGCCGTACGCGTAAGGCGAGGCACCTGAAAAACCGAATCACGGACCGGATTCTCTGCGACATAGGGATTATCCGGCTTCCAGCCGTCTATGGACATCGCTTGCTCAATGGCAGCAGAATAATAAGTAGCAGGCATGGCAAGTTTAAAATAGTCAGCGTCCGAACGTATCCATGCCGGAGCATGCGGTATGAAAATATCATCCCAACGGTCGGACATTACCTGGCTCTCCTTACGGTATCGGGCAAGAAAAGCCCTAAAACATCTCTTTACCTTCGCATTAACCGAAACGGATACCGGTTTCTTGACCACAGGGACAAGAGTATCTTGGGCAGAGCCCACAAGGTTCGCCAACGAATCGGGCACAGGCACCGACACCGAATCACTCTTTATTTCAATGACAGATATACTATCTACTTTCACCGAATCCGCACCAGTCTGGGCAGACCCATTTATACCTATTAATAATAACAACGTAAGAATGCCTATCGTTTTCATCTCTTCTTCTGAGCTATCTAATTAAGTTTCCGCAAAAATACAACTTTTTTCATTTCCACGGCAAGATATTTGAAATGTTAATATGTTCCTGATATGTTTTCTCCCCTGCACGAACGATAATTTGCGGAAAGATAGTGTGGGATTCGGCATTTTTTTGTAATTTTGCCACTTTGAAATAGAAGTGCTAAATCAAAACATTAAAAACGAACATATTGTGGCAGAAACTAAGTACATTTTCGTAACAGGTGGTGTTGCCTCTTCCTTGGGTAAAGGCATTATCTCATCATCTATCGGTAAGTTGCTGCAAGCCAGAGGCTACAGCGTAACCATCCAAAAGTTTGACCCCTACATCAACATCGACCCCGGAACTTTGAACCCTTACGAGCACGGAGAGTGTTACGTAACCGTAGACGGACACGAAGCCGACCTCGACCTGGGACACTACGAACGCTTCTTGGGCATACAAACGACCAAAGCGAACAACATCACGACAGGACGTATCTATAAGAGCGTAATCGACAAGGAACGCCGTGGAGACTATTTAGGCAAGACCATCCAGATTGTGCCGCACATCACCGATGAAATCAAGCGCAACATCAAGCTGCTGGGAAATAAGTACAAATTCGATTTCGTCATTACCGAAATCGGCGGAACGGTGGGCGATATCGAGTCGCTTCCTTATCTGGAAAGCATCCGCCAGCTGAAATGGGAATTGGGACGGAACGCCTTATGCGTACACCTGACCTACGTGCCTTATCTGGCAGCAGCAGGCGAGCTGAAGACCAAACCTACCCAACATTCCGTAAAAGAACTGCAGTCGGTAGGTATCCAGCCCGACATCCTGGTATTGCGTGCGGAACACGAATTAAGCACTAATTTAAAGAAAAAAGTAGCTCTGTTCTGCAACGTAGACGAAAACGCGGTCGTACAGTCTATCGACATGCCAACCATTTACGAAGTGCCTCTCCGTATGCAAGAGCAAGGACTGGATGCAACCATCCTGAAGAAGATGGGCTTGCCCATCGGCGAAACTCCGACCTTGGGTCCGTGGAGAGATTTTCTGGAACGCCGCCACAAAGCCACCGAAAAAGTACACATTGGCTTGGTAGGCAAATACGACCTGCAAGACGCTTACAAGTCTATTTTGGAAGCCTTGTCGCAGGCTGCCACTTACAACGACCGCAAGGCGGACATCCATTTCATCAATAGCGAAAAGCTGAACGAAAGCAACGTGGAAGAGACGCTGAAAGATATGGACGGCATCGTCATCTGCCCGGGATTCGGCCAACGCGGCATCGAAGGGAAATTCGTAGCCATCAAATATTGCCGCACGCACGATGTACCGACATTCGGCATCTGCCTGGGCATGCAGTGCATGGCAATTGAATTCGCACGCAACGTATTGGGTTATGCCGATGCCAACAGCCGCGAAATGGACGAAAAGACTCCACACAACGTCATCGACATCATGGAAGAACAGAAGTCCATCACCAATATGGGCGGAACAATGCGCTTGGGTGCCTACGAATGTGTGCTCGACCCGAACTCGAAGGTTTATCAGGCGTACGGAACCGAACATATCCAGGAACGCCACCGCCACCGCTACGAGTTCAACAATGACTACAAAGCTGAATTCGAAAAGGCAGGCATGAAATGCGTGGGTATCAATCCCGAATCGGACTTGGTGGAAATCGTCGAGATTCCGACCTTGCGCTGGTTCATCGGCACGCAATTCCACCCGGAATACAGCAGTACCGTACTGAAACCGCATCCGTTGTTCCTGTCGTTCGTTAAGGCGGCAATCAGCAAGTAATTTTTCCCACCACAGATTACACAGATTAAATTAATAATTAATAAATGCATGACGGTATATCTTTCCGCTTCCGTTCTATTAACTATGAATTTGATAAAATCTGTGTAATCTGTGGTGGATCCTTATAAACTTAAAACTTTAAAAGCAAATGGATAAAAACACGTTAGTGGGATTTGTCTTGATTGGAGCAGTCATCGTAGGCTTCAGCATCTACAGCCGCCCCAGTCAAGAAGAAATGGAACGTGCGCAGCACTATCAAGATTCTATCGAGACCGTCGTCCGGCAACAGGAACAAATGCAGAAGGCACAGGAAGCTGAAGCCGTGCAGACACTCCGGTTGGACTCTACCTCGCAATTCTTCGCGCATACACAAGGTTCCGAAGAGTTTACCGTATTGGAGAACAACGTGGTGCAGCTCACTTTCTCGAACAAAGGCGGACGGGTGAGCAAGGCAATGCTGAAAGAATACAACGACCAGCAGAAACAACCGCTGGTATTATTTGACGGCGAGGACGCTTCACTCAACTTCGGATTCGAAGGGAAAACCGAAAACATCATGAGCAGCGGACTTTACTTCCAACCGGTCAATGTAACCGACACAACCGTAACAATGCGCCTGAACGCGCAAAACGGAGGGCATTTAGATTTCATCTACCGCCTGCTTCCCGACTCGTATATGCTCGACTTCACGATACAGGCAAGCGGACTGCAGAACTTTTTC
The Phocaeicola salanitronis DSM 18170 genome window above contains:
- a CDS encoding CTP synthase, producing MAETKYIFVTGGVASSLGKGIISSSIGKLLQARGYSVTIQKFDPYINIDPGTLNPYEHGECYVTVDGHEADLDLGHYERFLGIQTTKANNITTGRIYKSVIDKERRGDYLGKTIQIVPHITDEIKRNIKLLGNKYKFDFVITEIGGTVGDIESLPYLESIRQLKWELGRNALCVHLTYVPYLAAAGELKTKPTQHSVKELQSVGIQPDILVLRAEHELSTNLKKKVALFCNVDENAVVQSIDMPTIYEVPLRMQEQGLDATILKKMGLPIGETPTLGPWRDFLERRHKATEKVHIGLVGKYDLQDAYKSILEALSQAATYNDRKADIHFINSEKLNESNVEETLKDMDGIVICPGFGQRGIEGKFVAIKYCRTHDVPTFGICLGMQCMAIEFARNVLGYADANSREMDEKTPHNVIDIMEEQKSITNMGGTMRLGAYECVLDPNSKVYQAYGTEHIQERHRHRYEFNNDYKAEFEKAGMKCVGINPESDLVEIVEIPTLRWFIGTQFHPEYSSTVLKPHPLFLSFVKAAISK
- a CDS encoding DUF3078 domain-containing protein, with amino-acid sequence MKTIGILTLLLLIGINGSAQTGADSVKVDSISVIEIKSDSVSVPVPDSLANLVGSAQDTLVPVVKKPVSVSVNAKVKRCFRAFLARYRKESQVMSDRWDDIFIPHAPAWIRSDADYFKLAMPATYYSAAIEQAMSIDGWKPDNPYVAENPVRDSVFQVPRLTRTADVDRAVNRQLLSFYLEYPYLVRKNENDLKGLEPLSDKMVIRKPRKNKVMPLLVPEREHSMAEKDLLVIKPNFWTISGNGYMQFSQNYISDNWYKGGESTVSLLSGMTWQFNYDDKQKIQFENKIEWKLGFITAPSDTVHQYKTSEDMLRLSSKLGYKAFYNWYYTLSAEFKTQFFSKYDTNSDNLVSALFSPAELNIGLGMDYKYIKDGVCNLSVLINPFNYSRYSVASDRVDPTKFNIKAGHRVENQWGSRLETTLKWSIINNLLWESRLSYTTNYEKVLAEWENTFTFAFNKYFSTKLFVHARFDDSVTLEEDNDSYFQLQELLSLGFNYAW